GCTTCACAAGCGTCTTGCCTATCTTCGCGGAGAAGAAATTGTAACGCTTGCAGATTTTGCAAAAACACATCCGTCATCTTTGCAAACACTTCTCAATTCCGCTCGCCGGCAATCGATTCCTGCGTTTCGCGAGAAGGGGGTGTGGAAGATTGGGAGAGAAATAAAATCATAAGAATTATTTTATGGATTCAATTCAACTTTCATTCACCAAAAAAGAATTTCGCGATTTGCTTTTGGAAGTTATGCTCGGTTCCGGCATTCTTGGTATGTTGGCGGATGAACGAGGAAAAAGCTCCGAACCATGTGAGGCGATACAAAAACGCTTGTTGATCGCAGCTCATCGTCTTGGATGGCATGAGATGGTTCAAGAATTTGAAGGTTCTTTGTTACCATCGGATAAACTCTGCGAAGAAGAAGAACATCTTTCGGAAGATTATGACGATAATGTGTTTTGGCACGAACTCGAAACACGTCTCGGCAAACGAGATTTTTATCGAACGGTTACAAAAGAGGAAGAAAAAGAGATGAAAGCGAAACAGTGGCTTCCTGAACGGGTGCATAAAATTTATGGCAGTTATGCAAAAGAATTTGAAGAGCATGGCCTTGAACGGCTTAGGGTAGTTGATGTGTAAGTAAATAAGAAGAGTCGAGCCCATGGGGTTCGGCTTTTTGGTTGGGTTGATTTTGTGCGTGGGATAGGGGAGAATAGACTTACATGACACCAAATCGGAACCAAAGACGATAAAACACACTATCCCAAGGATTCTCATCCCGCCGATATTGTGTTTTTTTATTTTTGCCCTTGTAGGCTAACTGGATAGACCACGGGTTTTCTACACCCGATGTCCGGGTTTTGCCTAAAGAGGCAAGACAACTGCATTCACTCGGAAAACCAAAATCGAATTTTGCTTTTCACTCGTTTCATTTGTTGTGCGAACCCCGGCGAGGGCACCAAGGTGAAGGTATTCACACAAGGCTTTATTTTTTCGGGGGGATGGGGGAGAATGGGTGGGAAATCTATGTCTGAACAAACTTTAGGAAAACTTAATGAACTCATCTCTCGGATCGTTGCTTTCCGCGATGCTCGAGATTGGAAGCAATTCCATAATCCGAAAGACCTTTCGCTTTCTTTGGTTTTGGAGGCAACCGAGGTTATGGAGCATTTCCAATGGAAGAGTAAAGAGGAAATGGAGACGTACGTCGTATCTCATAAAGAAGCGATCAGTGATGAGCTTGCAGATGTTTTGTATTGGGTTTTGCTCATGAGTCATGATTTAGATATTGATCTATTGAAAGCTCTTGAAAGCAAGCTTCAAAAAAATGAAGCGAAATATCCGGAAGCAAAAGCAAAAGGAAATCATGCTAAATATACAGAGCTTTAAATATGATCGTTTACTCTTCTACAAAGCAAGGATTTTTGAATGACGTAATGTCTAACGATATTCATAATGAAATCCTCTATGCCTTTCAAGAAAAACTTGGTCACAGCACCAGCATCAACGAAATAATGTCTTGGCAGAATTCCATGCCGTACATGGCGCGTATTTTGGATGATCAAGATATTCCAGCAGATGCCGGCGTTGCTATCGAATATAAAATTCCACAGACATCACGTCGTGTGGATTTTATTTTGACGGGATTAAACGAACAGAATAAAGAAGCTGTTGTCTTGATTGAATTGAAACAGTGGTCTACAGCATCTATGACGGGAAAAGATGCCGTTGTTGAAACATATGTGGGTCATGCGCTCCGAGAAGTGAACCACCCATCCTATCAGGCATGGTCTTATGCAATGTTGATCGAAGATTATAATCAGACCGTTCAAGAGGAAGAAATCGAAATCAATCCGTGCGCATATCTCCACAACTACACACCAGATGAAGTCATTTCTGACTCATCGTATGCAGAATATATTGATAAAGCTCCGTTGTTTTTGAAACCCGATGCTTTGGCGTTGCGTGCGTTTATCAAAAAATTTGTAAAGCATGGCGACAACAAAAATATTTTGTATCGCATCGATAATGGAAGAATCCGCCCATCAAAAAATCTTGCCGATAAACTCAGTTCGCTTCTTCAAGGGAATCAAGAGTTTATAATGATCGATGATCAAAAGATTGTTTTTGAAACGGCAAAGAAATTAGCGACAGAGTCAACAGAGAAAGATAAACACGTTTTGATTATTGAGGGTGGGCCGGGGACGGGGAAGACGGTTGTCGCGATCAACTTACTTGTTCAACTCACAAAGAAACAATTGAACACGCAGTACATTACGCGTAACTCTGCACCGCGACTCGTCTATGAAAGTAAATTGGCAGGAACACTAAAGCGTTCTCAGATTTCTAACTTATTTAGCGGATCTGGAAGTTTCCATCATGTGCAAAATAATGTTTTTGATGCATTGATTGTCGATGAGGCTCATCGGTTAAATGCTAAGTCGGGCATGTTCAAACACATGGGAGAAAATCAGGTGAAAGAAATTATTGAAGCATCAAAGTTCAGCATTTTCTTTGTTGACGAAAATCAAAAAGTAACTCTCCATGACATTGGAACGAAGGATGAGATTCGTCGATGGGCTATTGGTCTTGGTGCAACAGTTCATGAAATGGAACTTACATCACAATTCCGTTGCAATGGTTCCGATGGTTACCTTTCTTGGCTCGACAATGCGTTGCAAATTCGAGAGACTGCAAATGAAACACTTGAAGGAATCGATTACGATTTTCGCGTTATGAGTTCTGCAAACGAACTCCGTGATCTGATTTACGAGAAAAATAAAATCAATAACAAGGCCCGCATGGTCGCTGGTTATTGTTGGAAATGGTTGAGCAAAAAGAATCCACTCATGGACGACATTATTTTTCCTGAACAAAACTTCAGCGCGAAATGGAATTTAGATACGGATGGAATGTTGTGGATTGTAAAACCAGATTCCGTGAAAGAAGTCGGATGTATTCACACATGCCAAGGCCTCGAACTCGATTATGTTGGGGTGATCATCGGTCTTGATTTTGTTATCCGCAACGGGGAAGTTGTTACAGATGTTACACAACGTGCGAGCAGTGATAAATCCGTTCATGGATATAAGAAACTTTTGATGGAGGATCCGGAGAATACAATGAAGACTTTGGATTTGATTGTGAAGAATACATATCGAACATTAATGACGCGCGGGCAGAAGGGATGTTATGTGTATTTTGTGGATAAGGAGACAGAGGAGTGGTTTAGAGCAAGGATGATAAAGTTCAATTAGCACTATGTCACAACCTATCCTAACAGACATGTTCGGGCAACAAATTTACGCTACTCTTGATGCAAAATATATTGAGATTTTAGAAAAAACAAATACTCAACTTGGTTCGTGGGTTAGTTTGTATAGTTTTTTGGTTGGTCTGACAGGTGTTTTTGTTGGTTTGCTGGCAATAGTTGCTGCAGTCATAATTTTTCGGCAAAGCAAAGATTACAAAGAGAGCATGGAGAAGTTCCAACAAGAAATAAGAACTAAAGCGGATCAACAACTTGCAGAAGTCATAGAAAAGAATGAACAAAGACAAAAAGAGGCTGAAGATCGTTTTGATCTATTGATTGCAGAAAAAGAAAATATACTCGCTAATAACGGGGCTAGTGAAGGTGAACTAATGGAAGTAAGAAAAGATATTGAGAGATTAAAAGAAGCACGAGCCACGCTTCCCATCCGAATGGGAGCAACCCGAGTACAACCAATTAGTGATTTCGGTAGTTTGTCACAAATTACAAGCGGATATCTCGGTTTGCCAGTGCATCACTGCTCACAGTGTGGTTATGGTTTCCTTAAAGACAACCTTTTGTCCAGTATTACAGGAAGTATACGTTTGGGTGGAATGCCATATGCGTGTCCAAAATGTGGAAACGTAGATGAGGTTTAAAATATGCCACAATTCAAAACCAAAGTGATAAAGATTGAAACTGCATTGATGCCCTTTGTGCATGGATTTTTATCGCTGGCAGAGGGCGGACTCAACGCACTAATGCTTGAAGATCAATGTGGTAAAAAGAAATGGTTTGATGAGCAAGATAAGGCAATGTATGACTTGTTTGATGGAGGAAAAATTATCGCGATTGTTTTTAACATTCGTCATGGGATAGAATTACTCTTGAAAAATATCAGTGTGCAGAAAGATGGGAAGTGTTTATCCAGTCATGATTTAAATGAGTTGTTACTGGATTTAGAAAACAAAATACAAGATTTTTGTTTGGAAGAGCATCTTGATTTCTTGAAAGAGGTCGTTCAAAGATATGTTAGTTGGTGGTTTAGTACAAAAAATCAACCTAATGATCCCATGAATGAGCTAACTCGTTTTGGACAAAGTAAGAATGGGAACAAAAAACTTTTGTACGCATTCGTGCACGATCTCTCTAAAAAAGATTTAGAGCAAATGCGTAATGACTGTCATAATTTGAAACGTCTCAACGACTTGCTTGAAGGTCAACCACGTTGGTTTACTACCATGAAAAGGATTGGTGCTTCTAAGCAAGAAGTAAAGACGCAGATGCGTTCTGTTTCCACGATTAAAAATCCAGG
The sequence above is a segment of the Deltaproteobacteria bacterium RIFCSPHIGHO2_02_FULL_44_16 genome. Coding sequences within it:
- a CDS encoding nucleotide pyrophosphohydrolase: MSEQTLGKLNELISRIVAFRDARDWKQFHNPKDLSLSLVLEATEVMEHFQWKSKEEMETYVVSHKEAISDELADVLYWVLLMSHDLDIDLLKALESKLQKNEAKYPEAKAKGNHAKYTEL
- a CDS encoding AAA family ATPase translates to MIVYSSTKQGFLNDVMSNDIHNEILYAFQEKLGHSTSINEIMSWQNSMPYMARILDDQDIPADAGVAIEYKIPQTSRRVDFILTGLNEQNKEAVVLIELKQWSTASMTGKDAVVETYVGHALREVNHPSYQAWSYAMLIEDYNQTVQEEEIEINPCAYLHNYTPDEVISDSSYAEYIDKAPLFLKPDALALRAFIKKFVKHGDNKNILYRIDNGRIRPSKNLADKLSSLLQGNQEFIMIDDQKIVFETAKKLATESTEKDKHVLIIEGGPGTGKTVVAINLLVQLTKKQLNTQYITRNSAPRLVYESKLAGTLKRSQISNLFSGSGSFHHVQNNVFDALIVDEAHRLNAKSGMFKHMGENQVKEIIEASKFSIFFVDENQKVTLHDIGTKDEIRRWAIGLGATVHEMELTSQFRCNGSDGYLSWLDNALQIRETANETLEGIDYDFRVMSSANELRDLIYEKNKINNKARMVAGYCWKWLSKKNPLMDDIIFPEQNFSAKWNLDTDGMLWIVKPDSVKEVGCIHTCQGLELDYVGVIIGLDFVIRNGEVVTDVTQRASSDKSVHGYKKLLMEDPENTMKTLDLIVKNTYRTLMTRGQKGCYVYFVDKETEEWFRARMIKFN